From Juglans regia cultivar Chandler chromosome 6, Walnut 2.0, whole genome shotgun sequence, the proteins below share one genomic window:
- the LOC108997760 gene encoding putative F-box/kelch-repeat protein At1g12870 isoform X2, translating into MLSRHLPEDVVTEILSTLPVKSLMRFKSVSKAWYALIRNPHFITKHHTSAISDHNRNHCRRVILERYRAIDTPRFSMHSNDTLEFSGDIHLIPQLFSEDVTPVLFIGSCNGIVCAVGISAERFHFGPDPDRAWEIGLWNPATRESKRLPFVPRPPDFVPFPPDFRVPSYDFGFGIDLNTNDFKVVKITCFYSPRHYQVEDLLLTLPLSMTL; encoded by the exons ATGTTGAGCCGCCATCTCCCAGAGGACGTGGTGACTGAAATTTTGTCGACGCTGCCGGTAAAATCGTTGATGCGATTTAAATCTGTGAGTAAAGCCTGGTATGCTCTCATCAGAAAccctcatttcatcacaaagcACCACACTTCCGCCATTTCTGATCACAATCGCAATCACTGCCGTCGAGTCATCCTTGAGCGTTACCGAGCAATAGATACCCCACGTTTCTCCATGCACTCTAACGACACCCTGGAGTTTTCCGGCGACATACATCTCATCCCACAATTGTTCTCAGAAGATGTTACCCCAGTACTTTTCATCGGTTCCTGTAATGGAATAGtttgtgctgttggtatttctGCAGAGCGTTTTCATTTTGGTCCTGATCCAGACCGAGCTTGGGAGATAGGGCTTTGGAATCCTGCAACCAGAGAATCTAAGAGGCTTCCGTTTGTCCCTCGCCCGCCTGATTTTGTCCCTTTCCCCCCTGATTTTCGCGTCCCGAGTTACGATTTTGGCTTTGGTATTGATCTCAACACCAATGACTTCAAGGTGGTTAAAATCACGTGCTTCTATTCTCCGCGGCATTACCAAGTTGAG GATCTCCTGCTGACATTGCCATTATCAATGACTCTGTAG
- the LOC108997760 gene encoding F-box/kelch-repeat protein At3g06240-like isoform X1 yields the protein MLSRHLPEDVVTEILSTLPVKSLMRFKSVSKAWYALIRNPHFITKHHTSAISDHNRNHCRRVILERYRAIDTPRFSMHSNDTLEFSGDIHLIPQLFSEDVTPVLFIGSCNGIVCAVGISAERFHFGPDPDRAWEIGLWNPATRESKRLPFVPRPPDFVPFPPDFRVPSYDFGFGIDLNTNDFKVVKITCFYSPRHYQVEVYNLTTDSWRVIDASLNSADFIKTSNFPSYLNGFCYWLNFPRRCDREHNLLLSFDMSNEMFREIMLPHDDVGSPADIAIINDSVAVIFPTYSISSRNDVGISMEYEIWVMNESIVECSWTKLFTIAVPSRPLQFRDDGLIVLNGGHCVSDKCLVLFDPRTGELKNLPIYDEGSEMFKLVSYRESLVLVNGWRNVLEQQYT from the coding sequence ATGTTGAGCCGCCATCTCCCAGAGGACGTGGTGACTGAAATTTTGTCGACGCTGCCGGTAAAATCGTTGATGCGATTTAAATCTGTGAGTAAAGCCTGGTATGCTCTCATCAGAAAccctcatttcatcacaaagcACCACACTTCCGCCATTTCTGATCACAATCGCAATCACTGCCGTCGAGTCATCCTTGAGCGTTACCGAGCAATAGATACCCCACGTTTCTCCATGCACTCTAACGACACCCTGGAGTTTTCCGGCGACATACATCTCATCCCACAATTGTTCTCAGAAGATGTTACCCCAGTACTTTTCATCGGTTCCTGTAATGGAATAGtttgtgctgttggtatttctGCAGAGCGTTTTCATTTTGGTCCTGATCCAGACCGAGCTTGGGAGATAGGGCTTTGGAATCCTGCAACCAGAGAATCTAAGAGGCTTCCGTTTGTCCCTCGCCCGCCTGATTTTGTCCCTTTCCCCCCTGATTTTCGCGTCCCGAGTTACGATTTTGGCTTTGGTATTGATCTCAACACCAATGACTTCAAGGTGGTTAAAATCACGTGCTTCTATTCTCCGCGGCATTACCAAGTTGAGGTATACAACCTTACTACTGATTCTTGGAGAGTGATTGATGCATCCCTCAACTCAGccgattttattaaaacatctaATTTTCCTTCATACTTAAATGGATTCTGTTATTGGTTGAATTTTCCTCGTCGTTGCGACAGGGAGCATAATTTATTGCTTTCCTTTGATATGAGCAATGAGATGTTCCGGGAAATAATGTTGCCTCATGATGATGTAGGATCTCCTGCTGACATTGCCATTATCAATGACTCTGTAGCTGTGATTTTTCCTACgtatagtattagtagtagGAATGACGTTGGAATATCAATGGAGTATGAAATATGGGTGATGAACGAGTCTATTGTGGAATGTTCTTGGACTAAACTATTTACGATTGCAGTACCCAGCCGTCCTTTACAATTTCGGGACGATGGTTTGATTGTGCTTAACGGCGGCCATTGTGTTTCAGATAAATGTTTGGTATTGTTTGATCCAAGAACAGGAGAACTAAAGAATCTTCCAATATATGACGAAGGCTCGGAAATGTTTAAGCTGGTGAGTTACAGAGAGAGCCTAGTTTTAGTTAATGGATGGAGGAATGTGCTTGAGCAACAATACACTTGA